In one Candidatus Absconditicoccus praedator genomic region, the following are encoded:
- a CDS encoding aminoacetone oxidase family FAD-binding enzyme: MKKVGIVGGGPSGLIVAANLLESGFDGQIFIFEKNTKLGVKLLAAGGGRCNLTTGINKKKEFVKNFPRGKELVSYYIKKYPPKNICRWFNYYGLSLKQESDGRVFPVSDNSEDVVDVFLKIFRKYDNLVLNLKTKVVDVSLVDGKFLLETDFNKYFFDYLVVATGGKAYANTGSSGDGYYFAKKMGHNITSLSSGLTGFYTKEKFSTCKGVSFPKPIILCESITIKSPVLFTHYGLSGPGIFALSSEIAYKTPTKENPKKIFLIPDERITYLLLENFYKKYEVSSPKKNILNFYCQFFPKSFLLMLFEFLGIDKSYDMSNFPSKYRKKINKKLGLGIEINLIGKKGGGEFVTVGGVELEGVCKSTLESRQVKGLYFAGEVLNVDGYTGGFNLRRCWSSGLAVSNNINYMLQI, translated from the coding sequence ATGAAAAAAGTTTGAATAGTTTGATGATGACCATCTTGATTAATTGTAGCAGCTAATCTGCTGGAATCTTGATTTGATTGACAGATTTTTATATTTGAAAAAAATACAAAATTATGAGTAAAATTATTAGCTGCCTGAGGTGGTAGATGTAATCTAACAACCTGAATAAATAAGAAAAAAGAATTTGTTAAAAATTTTCCTCGTTGAAAAGAATTAGTTTCTTATTATATTAAAAAATATCCTCCAAAAAATATTTGTAGGTGGTTTAATTATTATGGCTTGTCTTTAAAGCAAGAGTCTGACTGAAGGGTCTTTCCAGTTTCTGATAATTCTGAAGATGTAGTAGATGTGTTTTTAAAAATTTTTAGAAAGTATGATAATTTAGTTTTAAATTTAAAAACTAAGGTTGTTGATGTTTCTTTAGTTGATGGTAAATTTTTATTGGAAACTGATTTTAATAAATATTTTTTTGACTATTTAGTTGTTGCTACTTGATGAAAAGCATATGCTAATACTTGAAGTAGTTGAGATTGATATTATTTTGCCAAGAAAATGTGACATAATATTACAAGCTTGTCTTCTTGATTAACTGGTTTTTATACAAAAGAAAAATTTTCTACATGTAAATGAGTTTCTTTCCCAAAACCAATAATTTTGTGTGAAAGTATTACTATTAAATCTCCTGTATTGTTTACTCATTATGGATTGAGTTGACCTTGAATTTTTGCTTTATCTTCCGAAATTGCATATAAAACTCCAACAAAAGAAAATCCTAAAAAAATTTTCTTAATTCCTGATGAAAGAATCACATACTTATTGCTTGAAAATTTTTATAAAAAATATGAGGTTTCATCTCCCAAAAAAAATATATTGAATTTTTATTGTCAATTTTTTCCAAAAAGCTTCTTGTTGATGCTATTTGAATTTTTATGAATTGATAAAAGCTATGATATGTCAAACTTTCCAAGTAAATATAGAAAAAAAATAAATAAAAAATTATGATTATGAATTGAAATAAATTTAATAGGAAAAAAAGGTGGAGGTGAGTTCGTTACTGTATGAGGAGTAGAATTAGAATGAGTTTGTAAAAGCACCTTAGAAAGTAGGCAAGTAAAATGATTGTATTTTGCTTGAGAGGTTTTAAATGTAGATTGATATACTTGATGATTTAATCTGCGGCGATGTTGGTCAAGTTGATTGGCAGTGTCAAACAATATAAATTATATGTTACAGATATAA
- a CDS encoding endonuclease III domain-containing protein — protein MNIIDILNQIEKIYPNPVTELYYETPFQLLIAVVLSAQTTDKQVNKVTKNQGLFQKLKSPQDVIDMGYEALKENIKTIGLYKSKAKNIYNLSKQIISIKDVSSNEERYLFDRFGYIIPDSLNEITKLDGVGEKTGKVVLSVLYNKPVVPVDTHVHRVLNRLGIVCTKTELQTSAQIEKIIPDDLKNKAHHLLILFGRYFCKSKNPKCYKCVFKEFCKYYNLKK, from the coding sequence ATGAATATTATTGATATATTAAATCAAATAGAAAAAATATATCCAAACCCTGTGACAGAGCTTTATTATGAAACTCCCTTTCAGTTACTTATTGCTGTAGTACTTAGCGCTCAGACAACCGACAAACAGGTAAATAAAGTCACTAAAAATCAATGATTATTTCAAAAATTGAAATCTCCACAAGATGTGATAGATATGTGATATGAAGCTTTGAAAGAAAATATTAAAACTATATGACTTTACAAGTCAAAAGCAAAGAATATCTATAATTTATCAAAACAAATTATTAGCATAAAAGATGTCTCATCAAATGAGGAAAGATACTTATTTGACAGATTTTGATATATAATTCCTGATTCTTTAAATGAAATTACAAAACTTGATTGAGTTTGAGAAAAAACCGGTAAGGTAGTCCTTTCAGTATTATATAATAAGCCTGTTGTTCCAGTAGATACGCATGTTCATAGAGTTTTAAATAGGTTGGGTATTGTTTGTACAAAGACCGAGTTACAAACTTCAGCTCAAATAGAGAAAATTATTCCAGATGATTTGAAGAATAAGGCTCATCATTTGTTGATTTTATTTTGAAGGTATTTTTGTAAGTCTAAAAATCCTAAATGCTATAAATGTGTTTTTAAGGAATTTTGTAAATATTATAATTTAAAAAAATAA
- a CDS encoding YfbR-like 5'-deoxynucleotidase → MFKGISIIRWNNYPRIQDFVEAEHISLKLNISYIIANLMKENGEKVDILYIYRHLFWSSFFTFVYSDINHDLKKTLKEKRLDIYKKLWKQLGDFVFSSDIDQKIKDDFFLVVNEYVNWEKYSHVNKVEKDIMQLAKSIERKLEIKDSVHFYSLSYGNILESTKKEIDKYAKEIGFVNMDILKIYISNLLRLKFAYRWNRDNRTYPVSVLSHLFFVFGFSYFIGLLKGYDRENMEKILSISLLHDFPETITGDVITPTKESVMGFRDFLENVEEDVVHEQLLQYFEGLDFHENLKNYILYPFDSEIGAIAKCSDNLSAMFEAKIENNEKNFLVYKTIKNKLWHFNDPEIDYILKFGADYFEEDIEEKWKKFINID, encoded by the coding sequence ATGTTTAAGGGAATTTCTATAATAAGATGGAATAATTATCCAAGAATTCAAGATTTTGTAGAAGCAGAACATATAAGTCTCAAGCTTAATATTTCCTATATAATTGCAAACCTTATGAAAGAAAACTGAGAAAAGGTAGATATATTATATATTTATAGGCATTTATTTTGGAGTAGTTTTTTCACATTTGTTTATTCTGATATTAATCATGATTTAAAAAAAACTCTAAAAGAAAAAAGACTAGATATCTATAAAAAATTATGGAAACAATTATGAGATTTTGTTTTTTCCTCTGATATTGATCAAAAAATTAAGGATGATTTTTTTCTTGTTGTTAATGAGTATGTGAACTGGGAAAAGTATTCACATGTAAATAAGGTAGAAAAAGATATTATGCAGTTGGCCAAATCAATAGAAAGAAAACTAGAGATAAAAGATAGTGTTCATTTTTACTCACTTTCTTATTGAAATATTTTAGAATCTACAAAAAAAGAAATAGACAAATATGCCAAAGAAATTTGATTTGTTAATATGGATATTTTGAAAATTTATATATCAAATCTTTTAAGGCTTAAATTTGCATATAGATGGAATAGAGATAATAGAACATATCCAGTTTCAGTTCTTTCTCATTTATTTTTTGTATTTGGTTTTTCTTATTTTATAGGTTTGCTAAAATGATATGATAGAGAAAATATGGAAAAAATATTAAGCATAAGTCTTCTTCATGATTTTCCTGAAACAATAACAGGCGATGTTATTACTCCAACCAAAGAGTCTGTTATGGGGTTTAGAGATTTTCTTGAAAATGTAGAGGAGGATGTTGTGCATGAGCAATTGTTGCAATATTTTGAATGACTTGATTTTCATGAAAATCTAAAAAACTATATATTATATCCTTTTGATTCTGAAATATGAGCTATAGCAAAGTGTTCAGATAATTTGTCTGCAATGTTTGAGGCCAAAATAGAAAATAATGAAAAAAACTTTTTGGTTTATAAAACCATCAAAAATAAGCTTTGGCATTTTAATGATCCAGAAATAGATTATATTTTGAAGTTTTGAGCTGATTACTTTGAGGAAGATATTGAAGAAAAATGGAAAAAGTTTATAAATATTGATTAA
- a CDS encoding bifunctional 5,10-methylenetetrahydrofolate dehydrogenase/5,10-methenyltetrahydrofolate cyclohydrolase: MILYGDPVKEKIRSKIKNNLKNFDVTHKYVGILLLNDDPSSYAYVNKKKEFGNELGIDVVIHDRMSSQINPDSSENIIHNIKAMNEDPFCVGIVVQLPLPKNLKSHQSEILSSIDPQKDIDGLGGVNFGLSSIGFNNFIPATPKAVINILNYYNLDEFRGKKVTILGQSNLVGKPLAMDMIKKGAEVFSFNEYADIEDMKMFSKNSDYIISATGKSNLIDENFVAKDGSQVLIDVGWTKEDGKVKGDIDFDFLKDQVRAITPVPGGVGPVTVASLFENIFYLQG; encoded by the coding sequence ATGATATTATATTGAGATCCAGTAAAAGAAAAAATTAGATCTAAAATAAAAAATAACTTAAAAAATTTTGATGTAACTCATAAGTATGTATGAATCTTGTTGCTTAATGATGATCCATCTTCTTATGCTTATGTAAATAAGAAAAAAGAGTTTGGTAATGAATTGGGTATAGACGTAGTTATTCATGATAGGATGAGTTCTCAGATCAATCCAGATTCTTCAGAAAACATAATTCATAATATAAAAGCAATGAATGAAGATCCATTTTGTGTATGAATTGTAGTTCAACTTCCATTGCCTAAAAACTTGAAGTCTCATCAATCAGAAATATTATCATCAATAGATCCCCAAAAAGATATAGATTGACTATGAGGTGTAAATTTTTGACTAAGTAGTATTTGATTTAATAATTTTATACCAGCTACTCCAAAGGCTGTTATAAATATTCTAAATTACTATAATTTGGATGAGTTTAGATGAAAAAAAGTTACAATTTTGTGACAAAGTAATCTTGTATGAAAACCGTTAGCTATGGATATGATAAAAAAGTGAGCTGAGGTTTTTTCTTTTAATGAATATGCGGATATAGAAGATATGAAAATGTTTTCTAAGAATAGTGATTATATAATTTCAGCTACTGGTAAAAGCAATTTAATTGATGAAAATTTTGTTGCTAAAGATGGTTCTCAAGTTTTAATAGATGTGGGTTGGACAAAAGAAGACTGAAAGGTAAAATGAGATATAGATTTTGATTTCCTTAAAGATCAGGTGAGGGCGATAACTCCTGTTCCTTGATGAGTAGGTCCGGTTACTGTTGCAAGTTTGTTTGAAAATATATTTTATTTGCAAGGTTAA
- a CDS encoding excinuclease ABC subunit UvrA has product MYDHIILKGVKSNNLKNIDISIPKNKITTITGVSGSGKSTLAFDTVYKEGQFRYIESLSSYLRQFFNLGERPDIDYSEGFSPAIAIEQNKKIGNSRSTVGTLTEIDDYLRLLFSKLGDIYCYKCGEKIHAKTTDQISSQILEKYSDEKVYIVSDFGKISSETDFFKFVRKNRRRVDAGKGAVRFLVELNNSDIVEYFYMEDPKITKEYFPVRIYGVFDRITLSSDKFNRLKEDVVKVLGDNKKVGVYFDNKIEWHTDKNFCPSCDISYPDFSSQHFSPNRQEGACQTCHGIGKTLQVDFEKIIDTNSKYLEAILPWRDSAMGQGILEKLADKYSIDTNLVRKNMPDWFKDIVINGDKQLLRIGMGGKYVSMYYKGIEDILTQQYQKGILTVDFQAMLELRECPTCGGAKLRKESLNVFLSVSNTKYNIFDLQNIGIKELVTILKKFKKNTSKSTILAERIANPLIDRCDTINKLGLEHISLSRQIGTLSGGEVQRLRLAKQLGNRLTGIIYVLDEPTIGLDDKEIKKTIKAIKQLKQMGNTIIVVEHNEEFINQSDWIVEIGPGAGDFGGEVVYSGDYKKFLKQNTVTSSYLVGDSQVVTDFDHKPSNDKISIKKASKFNLKNLDVEVNLGSFTIITGASGAGKTTLMYETLYRFLNEKEKFIQGYIRLHLLKSGYSRTDIITKPVLDRKEYEHLENVATQEFFKEIGVETIKGTEKIKNVLYVDQSSIGKTPRSCPATFIGVFDDIRKLFASSTDAKMLGFDSGYFSFNSKKGACPECDGYGHKKVELQFLPDTYVACELCKGKRYKSEILSIKWNGKTISDVLDMYIKDAIYFFDDIEYIKDKLELMNDIGLGYLKLGQPAHTLSGGESQRIKLVKHLLKSYKGHTVYFLDEPTVGLHPQDIQKLLNVLKRFLDKSDTILMIEHDKNLLQFADKVIRLENGSLLEDD; this is encoded by the coding sequence ATGTACGATCATATTATTTTGAAGTGAGTAAAGTCCAACAACTTAAAAAATATCGATATTTCTATACCCAAAAATAAAATTACAACAATCACTGGAGTGAGCGGATCTTGAAAATCAACCCTAGCTTTTGATACAGTTTATAAAGAATGACAATTTAGATATATTGAATCTTTGTCTTCTTATCTAAGGCAATTTTTTAATTTATGAGAAAGGCCTGATATAGACTATAGTGAATGATTTTCTCCGGCTATTGCCATAGAACAAAACAAAAAAATATGAAACAGTAGAAGTACTGTTTGAACTTTGACAGAAATAGATGACTATCTAAGATTACTCTTTTCAAAACTTTGAGACATTTACTGTTACAAATGTTGAGAAAAAATCCATGCAAAAACAACAGATCAGATATCTTCTCAGATTTTAGAAAAATATTCTGATGAAAAGGTATATATAGTTAGCGATTTTTGAAAAATTTCTTCTGAAACTGATTTTTTTAAATTTGTAAGGAAAAATAGAAGAAGAGTAGATGCTTGAAAGTGAGCAGTTAGGTTTTTGGTAGAATTGAATAATTCTGATATTGTGGAGTATTTTTATATGGAAGATCCTAAAATCACAAAAGAGTATTTTCCTGTGAGAATATATTGAGTTTTTGATCGTATTACTTTGTCTTCTGATAAGTTCAACAGACTGAAAGAGGATGTTGTAAAAGTACTTTGAGACAACAAAAAAGTATGAGTATATTTTGATAATAAAATTGAGTGGCATACAGATAAAAATTTTTGTCCAAGTTGTGATATATCTTATCCGGATTTTTCAAGTCAACATTTTTCTCCCAACAGGCAGGAATGAGCTTGCCAAACATGTCATTGAATATGAAAAACATTACAAGTAGATTTTGAAAAAATAATAGACACCAACTCAAAATACCTTGAAGCTATATTGCCATGGAGAGATTCAGCTATGGGTCAGTGAATCCTTGAAAAGTTAGCAGATAAATACAGTATAGATACAAATCTTGTGCGAAAAAATATGCCAGACTGGTTCAAAGATATTGTAATAAATTGAGATAAGCAGTTGCTTAGGATATGAATGTGATGAAAATATGTAAGTATGTATTATAAATGAATAGAAGATATTCTTACGCAGCAGTATCAAAAATGAATTCTTACAGTAGATTTCCAAGCAATGCTAGAACTTAGAGAATGTCCAACATGTGGTGGAGCAAAACTTAGAAAAGAAAGTTTAAATGTTTTCTTGTCGGTAAGTAATACTAAATACAATATTTTTGATCTTCAAAATATTTGAATAAAAGAACTTGTAACTATCCTTAAAAAATTCAAGAAAAATACATCCAAAAGTACAATTTTAGCTGAAAGGATAGCAAATCCTCTTATTGATAGGTGTGATACAATAAATAAATTGTGATTGGAGCATATAAGCTTATCAAGACAGATCTGAACCTTATCTTGATGAGAAGTGCAAAGACTTAGACTGGCAAAACAACTATGAAATCGTCTAACCTGAATAATATATGTTCTTGATGAGCCAACTATTTGACTAGATGATAAAGAAATAAAAAAAACAATAAAAGCTATCAAGCAATTAAAGCAAATGTGAAATACTATAATTGTAGTAGAGCATAATGAAGAGTTTATAAACCAGTCTGATTGGATAGTAGAAATATGACCTTGAGCTTGAGATTTTGGTGGGGAGGTTGTTTATTCAGGTGATTACAAAAAATTTTTGAAACAAAACACTGTTACATCTTCTTATCTGGTATGAGATAGTCAAGTAGTTACAGATTTTGATCACAAACCTTCCAATGATAAGATTTCAATAAAAAAAGCTTCAAAATTTAATTTAAAAAATTTGGATGTGGAAGTAAATCTTTGAAGTTTTACTATAATTACTTGAGCTTCTTGAGCTGGTAAGACTACTTTGATGTATGAAACATTGTATAGATTTTTAAATGAAAAAGAAAAGTTTATTCAATGATATATTAGACTGCATCTTTTGAAAAGTTGATATTCTCGAACAGATATTATTACCAAACCTGTCCTTGATAGAAAAGAATACGAACATTTAGAAAATGTTGCTACTCAAGAATTTTTTAAGGAAATTTGAGTAGAAACTATCAAGTGAACAGAAAAAATAAAAAATGTTCTTTATGTAGATCAATCAAGTATTTGAAAAACTCCAAGATCTTGTCCTGCTACTTTTATATGAGTCTTTGATGATATAAGAAAGCTTTTTGCCTCATCAACGGATGCAAAAATGCTTTGATTTGATTCATGATATTTTAGTTTCAATTCCAAAAAATGAGCTTGTCCTGAATGTGATTGATATTGACATAAAAAGGTTGAGCTTCAGTTTTTGCCTGATACTTATGTAGCTTGTGAACTTTGTAAATGAAAAAGATACAAATCTGAAATACTGTCTATAAAATGGAACTGAAAAACAATATCAGATGTCTTAGATATGTACATAAAAGATGCAATCTATTTTTTCGATGATATTGAATATATCAAAGATAAGCTTGAACTTATGAATGATATATGATTGTGATATTTGAAGCTTTGACAGCCAGCTCATACTTTATCTGGATGAGAAAGTCAAAGAATTAAGTTGGTAAAACATTTATTGAAAAGCTACAAGGGTCATACAGTTTATTTTTTAGATGAACCTACAGTTGGTTTGCATCCTCAAGATATACAAAAACTTTTGAATGTTTTGAAAAGATTTCTTGATAAATCCGATACAATCCTTATGATTGAACATGACAAAAATCTTTTACAGTTTGCAGATAAAGTTATAAGATTAGAAAATTGAAGTCTTTTAGAAGATGATTAA
- a CDS encoding patatin-like phospholipase family protein produces MQKKFSLVLGGGAARGLAHIGVIKYLEEKNILIDEVIGTSMGSIVGACYAFGYNSRQMEEIIENTSFLKMIDFFDNEGVIKGKKMLNKLDELFGDKKISDCSKKLKIIGTNLHNGEKKVFKKEQIKDAIRASIALPGIIAPYKINGIKYIDGGVISNLAVEESENKNIIAVSIIRNIEKEYTSENNKGFFGLKRGSTTKILQKTIQIMIRENEKNSLEKSSNKNIFYIRPEFNNFNYYDFWKYKEIIQIGYNYAKENLSLK; encoded by the coding sequence ATGCAAAAAAAATTTTCTCTTGTGCTTGGTGGATGAGCAGCTAGATGACTAGCTCACATCGGTGTGATAAAATACTTGGAAGAAAAAAATATATTAATAGATGAAGTTATTTGAACTTCTATGTGAAGCATAGTATGAGCATGTTATGCATTTGGATACAATAGCAGACAAATGGAAGAAATAATTGAAAATACAAGTTTTTTGAAAATGATAGATTTTTTTGATAATGAGTGAGTAATTAAATGAAAAAAGATGCTCAACAAACTTGATGAGTTATTTGGAGACAAAAAAATATCTGATTGCTCTAAAAAATTAAAAATAATTTGAACAAATCTACATAACTGAGAAAAAAAAGTATTTAAAAAAGAACAAATCAAAGATGCAATAAGAGCAAGTATAGCATTACCAGGCATAATTGCCCCTTATAAGATTAATTGAATTAAATATATAGATTGATGAGTTATTAGTAATCTTGCAGTAGAAGAATCTGAAAATAAAAATATCATTGCAGTATCAATAATCAGAAATATTGAAAAAGAATACACCTCAGAAAACAATAAATGATTTTTTGGGCTAAAAAGATGATCAACAACAAAAATACTTCAAAAAACAATTCAAATTATGATTAGAGAAAATGAAAAAAACTCACTAGAAAAGTCATCCAATAAAAATATTTTTTACATAAGACCAGAATTCAACAACTTCAACTATTACGATTTTTGGAAATACAAAGAAATAATACAAATATGATACAATTATGCCAAAGAAAATTTATCACTAAAATAA
- a CDS encoding ATP-dependent Clp protease ATP-binding subunit, with translation MRQDLLKNYKIYNSNQELAEDGEDSKIGSSATKQEEQTLTLESFGTDLTREAKNGELDPVIGRDQEIQQCIYTLLRKTKNNPLLIGEAGVGKTAIIEGLAKRIVDNDVPEKLQNKRVFMLDIGSIVAGTKYRGEFEARFKAVLEEAIDPTNNVILFIDEIHTIIGAGNTEGGADASNMLKPFLARGKLQLIGATTYDEYQKHIEKDAALKRRFQEVNVEEPKRDDAIGILTGIRERFEEYHGVNITNDALKGSVDLSSRYMLNKHLPDKAIDILDEACARQSTLTQKLKNNEEYQKVEKQLSEVQKNIESSISCQDYFKAAEYKDKEEKLKSKLKQLRSKSSLPKHLRINVDYENIGEVVSDKIGIPASKVNQSEINKLRKLDELLSGKVLGQEEAVEAVVKAIRRNRLSVIERNKPIASFLFLGPSGVGKTYIAKLLASEYFEDENSLIRVDMSEYMERHSSSKLIGSAPGYVGYEEGGVLTESVRRKPYSVVLFDEIEKASPEVLNVMLQILDEGRIKDNKGKIVDFKNTIIILTSNIGSQNFSKKVQTIGFSGTDDENQQEEKDFEIIKQKVNEELKGYLPSELINRLDGNIVFKPLSKDTLVEIFKMKYADFSSQWKKKKEVKIPSYSKKKIQEIIEKVHEPEYGARPLERYIYDEIEPQIIDSLLEKDSKNEK, from the coding sequence ATGAGACAAGATCTATTAAAAAATTATAAAATTTATAACTCAAATCAAGAGTTAGCAGAGGATTGAGAAGATAGTAAAATAGGTTCTTCTGCTACTAAACAAGAAGAACAAACACTTACTCTTGAAAGTTTTGGTACAGATCTAACAAGAGAAGCTAAAAATTGAGAACTTGATCCAGTAATATGAAGAGATCAAGAAATTCAACAGTGTATATATACTCTTTTGAGAAAGACAAAAAACAATCCTTTATTGATTTGAGAAGCTGGTGTTGGAAAAACAGCGATTATAGAATGATTAGCAAAAAGAATAGTGGATAATGATGTACCAGAAAAGCTTCAAAATAAAAGAGTTTTTATGCTTGATATTTGAAGTATTGTGGCTTGAACTAAGTATAGGTGAGAATTTGAAGCAAGATTTAAAGCAGTGCTTGAAGAAGCTATAGATCCAACCAATAATGTAATCTTATTTATTGACGAAATACATACTATAATATGAGCTTGAAATACAGAATGATGAGCAGATGCTTCCAATATGCTTAAACCATTTTTGGCAAGATGAAAACTTCAATTGATTTGAGCAACTACCTATGACGAGTATCAAAAGCATATAGAAAAAGATGCTGCACTTAAAAGAAGATTTCAAGAAGTAAATGTAGAAGAACCCAAAAGAGATGATGCTATTGGTATACTTACTTGAATAAGGGAAAGATTTGAAGAATATCATTGAGTAAATATCACTAATGATGCTTTGAAATGAAGTGTTGACCTTAGTTCAAGATATATGCTAAATAAACATCTTCCAGATAAAGCAATTGACATTTTGGACGAGGCATGTGCAAGACAATCTACTCTTACTCAAAAACTTAAAAATAATGAAGAATATCAAAAAGTAGAAAAACAGTTATCTGAAGTACAAAAAAATATAGAAAGTAGTATTTCATGTCAAGATTACTTTAAGGCTGCTGAGTACAAAGATAAGGAAGAAAAATTGAAATCCAAACTAAAGCAGTTGAGATCAAAAAGTTCTTTACCAAAACATTTAAGAATAAATGTAGATTATGAAAATATTTGAGAAGTAGTTTCTGATAAAATATGAATACCTGCAAGTAAAGTGAATCAATCAGAAATAAATAAGTTGAGAAAACTAGATGAGTTGTTGTCTTGAAAAGTTTTGGGACAAGAAGAAGCAGTAGAAGCAGTAGTAAAAGCTATTAGAAGAAATAGACTTTCTGTTATTGAAAGAAATAAGCCTATAGCTTCTTTCTTGTTTTTGTGACCGTCTTGAGTTGGTAAGACATATATTGCAAAACTTCTAGCTAGTGAGTATTTTGAAGATGAAAATTCTTTGATAAGAGTAGATATGTCAGAATATATGGAAAGACATTCTTCATCAAAACTTATTGGTTCGGCACCTTGATATGTTGGTTATGAAGAATGAGGAGTTCTTACAGAATCAGTTAGAAGAAAGCCATATAGTGTTGTTTTATTTGATGAGATAGAAAAAGCTTCGCCAGAGGTTTTGAATGTTATGCTACAAATTTTAGATGAATGAAGAATAAAAGATAATAAATGAAAAATAGTTGATTTTAAAAATACTATTATAATACTTACATCAAATATTTGATCTCAAAATTTTTCAAAAAAGGTTCAAACAATATGATTTTCTTGAACAGATGATGAAAATCAACAAGAAGAAAAAGATTTTGAAATTATAAAGCAGAAAGTTAATGAAGAATTGAAAGGATATTTGCCTTCGGAGCTTATAAATAGATTAGATTGAAATATAGTATTCAAACCTTTATCTAAGGATACTCTTGTAGAAATTTTCAAGATGAAGTATGCAGATTTTTCTTCTCAATGGAAAAAGAAAAAAGAAGTAAAAATACCATCTTATTCCAAAAAGAAGATACAAGAAATTATAGAAAAAGTGCATGAACCAGAATATGGTGCAAGACCTTTAGAAAGGTATATATATGATGAAATAGAACCTCAGATAATAGACTCTTTGCTTGAAAAAGACTCAAAAAATGAAAAATAA
- a CDS encoding peptidoglycan-binding protein encodes MKIQKTTKIILILSFFLFSSFSFANNVDTSNCEKRYFIVSGYYSPLEGQDFYYRSDFYREIRLNGRGTHGASGRAVFNGMIAAPRNYEFGTNIYFPGYGMGEVHDRGQAIVNAGQRGYSHDRIDIWMGYGEEGLKRALSFGKRTIAGYVCPGGESGFDMDQFPIHNDFFRVSLWGVYLTPGRQDPFVETLQEYMYKLGYIDDSSVTGYYGPITRQAVCKFQQVHGITDSSDNYCGYFGPRTRSVLKDLAESKGFFNNDMYKNYIITTTKEEDDTPLAGIESQEEPDESTDSSDMDENDDESASGVSFERGIPKGEESEEVAKIESYLVKFGYLDESNKNSKYDMNTIVSIYRFQLDNGILSEDADISIKGYFGPSTRDKFNQKIEKL; translated from the coding sequence ATGAAAATTCAAAAAACAACAAAGATAATTCTAATTCTATCGTTTTTCTTGTTCTCTAGCTTTAGTTTTGCAAATAATGTAGATACATCAAACTGTGAAAAAAGATATTTTATTGTTTCTTGATATTATTCACCTCTTGAATGACAAGATTTTTATTATAGATCAGATTTTTATAGGGAAATAAGATTGAATTGAAGGGGTACACATTGAGCTTCCTGAAGGGCTGTATTCAATGGAATGATAGCAGCTCCAAGAAATTATGAATTTTGAACAAATATATATTTCCCTTGATATGGGATGTGAGAAGTCCATGATAGGTGACAGGCTATAGTAAATGCAGGGCAAAGATGATACTCACATGATAGAATAGATATATGGATGTGATATTGAGAGGAATGACTTAAGAGGGCATTATCATTTGGTAAAAGAACAATTGCTTGATATGTATGTCCAGGATGAGAAAGTTGATTTGATATGGATCAATTCCCAATACATAATGATTTTTTTAGGGTTTCTTTGTGGTGAGTTTATTTGACTCCTTGAAGGCAAGATCCATTCGTAGAAACATTACAAGAATATATGTATAAACTTGGATATATAGATGATTCATCTGTTACTTGATATTATGGTCCAATAACTAGACAAGCTGTTTGTAAATTTCAGCAAGTACATTGAATAACAGACTCATCAGATAATTATTGTTGATATTTCTGACCTAGAACTAGGAGTGTACTCAAAGATTTGGCTGAATCAAAAGGATTTTTTAACAATGATATGTATAAAAATTATATAATAACTACTACCAAAGAAGAAGATGATACACCATTGGCATGAATAGAATCCCAAGAAGAACCTGATGAGTCAACCGATTCATCCGATATGGATGAAAATGATGATGAGTCTGCAAGTTGAGTAAGCTTTGAAAGGTGAATTCCTAAATGAGAAGAATCTGAAGAGGTGGCAAAGATAGAAAGTTATCTTGTAAAATTTTGATATTTAGACGAATCAAATAAAAACTCTAAATATGATATGAATACAATAGTTTCTATTTATAGATTTCAGTTGGATAATTGAATACTATCAGAAGATGCAGATATTTCTATAAAATGATACTTTTGACCATCTACTAGAGACAAGTTTAATCAAAAAATAGAAAAACTATAA